The following coding sequences are from one Chelonoidis abingdonii isolate Lonesome George chromosome 4, CheloAbing_2.0, whole genome shotgun sequence window:
- the POLR2L gene encoding DNA-directed RNA polymerases I, II, and III subunit RPABC5: MIIPVRCFTCGKIVGNKWEAYLGLLQAEYTEGDALDALGLKRYCCRRMLLAHVDLIEKLLNYAPLEK; this comes from the exons ATGATTATCCCAGTCAGATGCTTCACCTGCGGCAAAATAGTTGGAAATAAGTGGGAGGCATATCTTGGCCTTCTGCAAGCAGAGTACACAGAAGG GGATGCCCTGGACGCCCTAGGATTGAAGAGATACTGTTGCCGTCGCATGCTGCTAGCCCACGTGGATCTGATTGAGAAGCTCTTGAATTATGCCCCTCTGGAGAAATAA